Below is a genomic region from Bombus pascuorum chromosome 7, iyBomPasc1.1, whole genome shotgun sequence.
CGTTCGAgtaaacattataaaatacacgCCATATCATGCAGTCCTACCATTTATAAAGTTTAAACTTTACAAAATcagaagtttattattttcaaatttggtatttcataataaatattctttgttgtaatcatttttactatcaaatatttttttcgaaaatcgaGAAGCGACTATATGGGAAAACGTGAAAAACTTTGacaatttgataattttatcatcGATGTTATTGTGGTAGCCGTTAGAACAGCTTGCAGCATATTTCAGTTGAATTTGGTTGATGAGTTTGTAGTTCGGTATTTGCTATTTTGCTATCAAACTCTCTTTGGGAGTCTTTGTTGCAGGCAGACGTATTGTACGAAAGCGAAGATGAATATCACATCAGCAGGTAAATTATGTGTTTTAAGTGGGATAGTAAATGTATATctggattttattatttaaaatttattagtacatttttacattgtGTTTGATTATCAGACATGCAATGATTTGCAAATCTCGTGGGCCATAAcctatataactttgtattcggagttttaaatattgtcGTTTAGTTGATATTAACAGACATTGAGCTCTGTTTTAtgattttaactttttttaaatttaattgattaatcagttttttttatcttatttcagCTGGTATCATTTCCCTCCTTGAGGAGCCTATGCCTGAATTAAAGGTGTTTGCATTGAGGAAGTTGGATATGATAGTAGATGAATTTTGGCCTGAAATTTCTGAGGCCatagaaaaaatgtatgtacTGTATATAtcatcatttctttttttgaagatgatttttatatgttatttaacAGAATGTTATACTTTTCAGTGAGATTCTTCATGAAGATAAGGCATTTCCACAACATGACTTAGCTGCATTAGTTGCTAGTAAAGTATATTATCACTTAGGAAGTTTTGAAGATTCTTTAACTTATGCTCTTGGAGCTGGAGAACTCTTTGATGTTAATGCCCGCAATGAATACGTTGATACTACTATAGGTATTAACAGTGTTTTACTGACTGTTAATATTAGATTTTATTGGGTAGAGATTCTTTACTATTCTGTATTATTTCAGCTAAATGTATTGACTATTATACTCAACAACGTGTGTTGGAAGCTGAGGGAAAATTACCACCAAACAGCAAAGGAGTCGATCCAAGATTGGAAGGAATTGTAAACAGAATGTTTCAACGATGTTTAGATGATAATCAATATCGGCAAGCTTTGGGTCTTGCTCTTGAAACAAGAAGGATGGATATCTTTGAAACAGCAATTATGCAATCAGTAAGTTATATTacatgtttatttattcaagtaatataatataaatataaaaattatatttattaatatgtttATTGTAGGATGATGTTAGTGGTATGTTATCCTATGCGTTCCAAGTTGTCATGAGTCTTATTCAGAATCGTGGATTTCGTAATACCGTGCTTCGTTGCCTAGTGAGCCTTTATCGTAACTTGGGAACACCAGACTATGTTAACATGTGTCAGTGTTTGATATTTCTGGACGATCCATTAGCTGTAGCTGAACTTTTAGACAGACTCAGTAAAGGCTCACAAGATTGTGTTCTTATGGCCTACCAAATTGCATTTGACTTATACGAATCAGCAACTCAACAGTTCCTTGGTCGTGTCTTACAAGCTTTAAGAGCAACAGCTCCTATCCCAGGAGCCCTTATGGTTAAACCAATTGTAAAACCAGCTGTAAAAGCATCCACTGAAGTTAGCACCGAGCctgcagcagcaacaacagcagaGACTGAAAACAGTAGTAGTACGCCAGCTCCAGAAGAGAAATCTCAACGTAGTGTTGAAAGTTTGGTAAGCCTTatggtttaaaaaaataatactatacaacatttACTATATAGTAATACACACTATGCCAATTGATTATTTCACTTGCATAGAATGCCGAAGAACGTGAGCAACAAGAACGCGTAGATGCTTTGTCAAGTATATTAGGCGGAGAAATTTCCATCGATTTGCATCTCCAATTCCTTATTCGTAGTAATCATACCGATATGCTGATACTGAAAAATACTAAAGATACTATACGTGTGTCTATTTGTCATACTGCCACCGTAATCGCGAATGCATACATGCATTCTGGAACTACTAGCGACCAATTTTTAAGGTAAATATACCTCACCGTATTCAATTGATCTTACGCGGATTATATTCTCaaggaatatatttatttttcactttatttGTTTCACATTTTAGAGATAATCTAGAATGGTTGGCTAGAGCTACAAATTGGGCAAAATTAACAGCTACGGCATCCTTAGGAGTAATTCATAGAGGTCATGAACAAGAAGCCTTAGCTCTAATGCAGTCTTATCTCCCGCGAGATACTGGTGCGGGAGCTGGTTATTCCGAAGGAGGTGGTCTGTACGCGTTAGGGCTCATCCATGCAAACCACGGCGCAGCAATTACAGATTACTTACTTGGCCAGCTGAAGGACGCACAGAATGAGGTACAGTGGTCCGTACAGACATAGTGCGATCATAAAATCAATTGAGCGGTAAAGTAACTTGAAATTACTGATAAGTTAAggtatcaaatattatatgtaaagggcaaaattatatatatacaaagtaatttccatttattccAATAGCAAATGTACTGTAGTCAGCTATATACAAGttttttctagtttatttTAACATCAATTGAAACCGCgatttaatattcttaaacCGGTTAAATTACTATCATAtcatatctttttcttaattttattaagtacTTGAAACTTCGGTAGAAATCGATTTCAGTCTGGGGCAACTATACATCactattgttattttatctcAATTTGAAACCACACAATGTCACATATTTAGAATCTGCAATGATTTTCTTACAGATGGTCCGTCATGGAGGCTGTTTAGGCTTGGGTCTAGCCGCTATGGGATCGCATAGGCAAGATGTATACGAACAATTGAAATTCAATCTTTATCAAGACGATGCTGTTACTGGCGAAGCTGCGGGCATTGCTATGGGCATGGTCATGCTTGGATCGAAATCGACGCAAGCAATTGAAGATATGGTTGCGGTAAGTAAAAATAGAAGTTCTTCTAGGAAGATTTTAACGAATCATCTTATTaatagttatttatttctcaacTCGAGTTTGATACTTTACATATTCAAAATACACgtgaagaataattttatccaTCAACAGCAAAAGGATATTGACTGGTAGTTTTGAAGTAATAGGTTCCTTTAGCGCTGTAAAGAAATTAACATATATTAGCACCAGCtaactaaattaaattgttaaaaataattaaacagatATATTCAGTAATTGACTCTCAAGTATCTATccaaatttatacttttatgaaCTCGGCTAAAAGTGTAGGACCAAGAATTTTCATCTCCTAAATAGTATAACACGTACtgtctattatttatttgcattctACGCATTCTTCTAATTCCCCGGAAATGCGTAGAACTCCATAATCTATTCATAACGgtagtaaaataaaacttacttAGGATCGAGGGTAGCACCACCCATGTATGCTGTTGCACCATCTGCACGTGTACCGAGAAAGCCTTTCGGATTCGTAATTGATTCAGCGAAGTATTTGTAGCTACGCAAATGTGCGCAAATACCTTTGTTTCATAACATTCGTTTTTAACATTGTacaaacacacacacaaaagACTGAGGTATAgaaatagtattttttaaGTCGAAGTGTGTCAATGATAGAATATTCCGTAGTATGTTCCGTACCCAACAAGTCAATGCCGCATCCTGGTTGATGTCTTCCATCATTCGCATAGAAGTCTGAAGTACCAACAGACAGATAATAACCGAACTGTCCAGCGCATTTGTGGAtaatttgaacattttctGCGTCCGATTTATCAACTCTCTGATCAAGTCCTTTGTCTTCAAACATTACCTTAGCAGGGTCGAGTGCTATAATGGCAAATATTTCGAGGTCTAGTGTACTCCACTGTATCATAATCACGTTTTGTCGGAGATCAAATCAacttacataaaaatatatttatagtttttAAAAACGTTTTCCTTCGAGTTAAGGTAATCTAAGGATATTTTcgacatttaaaaatttatcatttttcaaacTGGTAGATCTCACTTGTCTTTCTGCTTATCTTTCATTTGCAAAATCAAATCAATCTACCGTACTGTTTTCAATCTAACGTTAAATTCAGCGCTATTGGATTTTTTTGGAGGATTTTAGAATGCCactctaataatatatatcgtgaCTTACCGACAATTTCCGCTACTCGGCTCGATTTTCCTATCTCTTGCGCGCTCAAGCCCGCGATTTGAGCGCCGAACGAGTGTCCAATAATTCTCAAGTTGGACGTTTGCAAATCAGCCTCAGTTCGCATGAAATTCACGAAACTAGCCACATGGAGAGCAACGTGTGGTACACTCTCTGCAACGATGGAATAAATCAAGTTGACTGATATCTTACTCCAATCGACGACAATGACGTTCCAATTCCTGACCTTAATAATAgctgaaaagaagaaatattacttGTCATAATATTGAAgtattgtataaatacaaGCTGGATATTTTTTACTGCTCTTACTTTCTAAGTATTCCACTATAAatcaaaaataagaaaattatttcatcggTATTATGCGTgtcttataatttaaaatactaaataaagtaaaatctGTTTGTAGTCTTTCAGTAGATATTTATTGCCAGCAGTGTATACGTTATTGTAAACCTAAATTCTGTACAACTGAGGTCAGAAAGATTCTACGACTCAAAGTAAGAGGAAAATTCAGAATaacaaagtttcttttttttattttattttggtttttttacaatttgtccttatggacatttggtaaagtgttatatcttattggtgaagaaaaaaaaaataaaataaaaataaatatagcatgtgggtggctacccccagcagggtgccagcttcgttttttctaagttatatcttttatgaataacAAAGTTGCGTTggattttcaagaaaatggtGTTTAGAAATTAGCCAAATGCACGTTTATTTGCCTAATTggtatctaaaaaaaaaaaaagatattgataGCAGGATACTGTACACGTGAAGATAAGtctaaaatgtagaataaaactGTCTCGTTTAAGGTCTTGTTTTAAACTAAATAGGCTTCGAATACCCTTTAGTCATATGCACTTGATAAACTTTTAacttcgattttctcgaaaacgaaacttcattttaattttattctaattttattctaatacATTACATGTTATACCCTATCGAGGTTAACGAAATCCcaactttcattttcttttcttctattcaaatatttagcCATTACCGCGTATAACGTGCATAATTTTTATGGCAACTAAGTGaatgcggattttgtcaattttgGACGTTAATTGTTCTTAGTGGTTACCCTTTAAAGTTCTTtgaacaattatttctttatgtgTACTACGCAGCTGTTGTTAGTTTTTAAAAGGATATACGAAGaatcgtaattaaatataacagtACGTACAATCGTCGTGATCGTCGTTATCCGTGGATCAAAACAAAgttgtttgtttttttaattcttcgagACACTTGTCTTAACATTCTCCGGAGTTGAACACTGCCTCGCTCGgttcttgaaaattttcagatCCAAAACTGTAATTCAcgatttctttctcgtttcaattGTTTTGAGAAAATTACTACAACCCGCGATTAGACGACCGAAATATTAAACTGTTCAGAGACCAACCATCGTTTTCTTCGGGGATTATTATCAGGACGAAATTATTGTAGCATCATCGGTATGAATCGTACTATCATCGAGAAAATGTCATCAgatgtaatttatacaattttttaataaaatagacgATACTCCGCTTTTCTTCATAG
It encodes:
- the LOC132909292 gene encoding 26S proteasome non-ATPase regulatory subunit 1 — encoded protein: MNITSAAGIISLLEEPMPELKVFALRKLDMIVDEFWPEISEAIEKIEILHEDKAFPQHDLAALVASKVYYHLGSFEDSLTYALGAGELFDVNARNEYVDTTIAKCIDYYTQQRVLEAEGKLPPNSKGVDPRLEGIVNRMFQRCLDDNQYRQALGLALETRRMDIFETAIMQSDDVSGMLSYAFQVVMSLIQNRGFRNTVLRCLVSLYRNLGTPDYVNMCQCLIFLDDPLAVAELLDRLSKGSQDCVLMAYQIAFDLYESATQQFLGRVLQALRATAPIPGALMVKPIVKPAVKASTEVSTEPAAATTAETENSSSTPAPEEKSQRSVESLNAEEREQQERVDALSSILGGEISIDLHLQFLIRSNHTDMLILKNTKDTIRVSICHTATVIANAYMHSGTTSDQFLRDNLEWLARATNWAKLTATASLGVIHRGHEQEALALMQSYLPRDTGAGAGYSEGGGLYALGLIHANHGAAITDYLLGQLKDAQNEMVRHGGCLGLGLAAMGSHRQDVYEQLKFNLYQDDAVTGEAAGIAMGMVMLGSKSTQAIEDMVAYAQETQHEKILRGLAVGIAFTMYGRLEEADPLVASLCADKDPILRRSGMYTLAMAYCGTGNNQAIRKLLHVAVSDVNDDVRRAAVTGLGFLLFRTPEQCPSVVSLLAESYNPHVRYGAAMALGIACAGTGLKEAIALLDPMTNDSVNFVRQGALIASAMILIQQTEATCARVKDFRALYAKVVVDKHEDVMAKFGAILAQGIIDAGGRNVTVSLQSRTGHTNMLAVVGALVFTQYWYWFPLAHCLALAFTPTCIIALNAQLKMPKLEIRSNARPSVYAYPAPLEEKKREEREKITTAVLSIAARARRRESERRARDSHEKMEVDPPETAKETIEAAAKEKEEKKKEKEPAKEMKEAKEKVEKKGKDESEKTTEKEKKEAEPNFEVLQNPARVLRQQLKVIQLVEGSHYAPVKDIQIGGIVMVKHIQSDTEEELVEPVAAYGPHPEEEQEAEPPEPFEYTED